From Plasmodium malariae genome assembly, chromosome: 8:
TACTCACAAGTGTATTTAAACATTCCCGAACTTCTTCcctttttaatgtatttttgtagcttttaaattattgaatttaatttttattgaataatttaaaaaattaagctagtttacttatttttactaaaattttattttttaatttgaagaaaatgtttataaaaatctACACCTACATCACCATACAACATTATATGATTAATAATGAATTCAAGTTATTAGAagtgtattatataaagtgcataacataaataataaaaaaggcaaaaaataattttattgaatagTTTGTAATTCATAATAAATACTTATGCAGTTCTACTTCATGAACACCTTTAAGTAATATACTGTAATTTAATGTGTTATAGATATGTACAACAcaaaacatatatgtttCAAATTAAGTATTGTATGGTGAGTACACCAACATTTacgaatataatattcttcaGAAACGCTTGCATTACTTAGATacaatttttgtttatacctttttttttttcttatttttatttattaatattattacgttataatataaattaatactgtaataaaaaaaagaaataaataacatttttctcccttttttttttttttttttttcttctttttaaatgTCTCTTCAATATAGTTCATGTAATCACAAGGAACAcaaatttcatatataaaccatttaattatttagcctatttattttatattggaataaaacattttcttattataggaagcaaaacataaaatgttttcattcgctttttcttttttttttttttgattctttatattttaccaaaaataattaaaatttaaagataTGCTAATTCTATTGTTCGAAAAATGAATGAACTAAAGCCTTTTTAACGTAATATCCatattccaaaaaaaaaaaaattctccCAAAAgtaacatacatatacacttaCACATTATATATTGTCAATATTTAAGGagattcttttaaaatttatctgtttttttccattctttaaaatagtaaaacGAAAGATTACCTATGTAatgttcattttatataacgattaacaaaaatgtttatttttatgaattaaatgtatataattcatCTCTCTGAAAATGCAGTAAAGTcaaaaagataaaagaataaaaaaaaaaaaaggaaattttatGTGTGTTAAATATAGCtacttaaaaagaaaaaataaaataattgtaataacaATTTAGTTTCGctatttttgtcatttttttgaaatgtataaagaaattagaaaaaatgtattgatacatatttttaaaaactttaaattattattcacAATAAGGGAAATTTCTcttaacatattatatatatatgtagatttATTTCaccaaaaattttttaataatacaaatttacTTGACAACtaattattaacatattttgttatagATTGTTATGAACcgttacatataaattttattttttacagctattttttttgtgtgtgcttttttttttttttttttttttaatttacagcTATAATTGTTTTGTAGATTACGATTAACACAATGTTGTTTTTGTGTGTACGTTAAAAATCAATAGAAAagtaatatgaaaaatgaaatttacacttaacattatttaatattaaatatataaacattttattatatgtttatccATAATTTATGTGCAATAAATGACTACaaaatactataaatatGCACTTAGGTGAATAATTTAACCTTAActgttcattatatataagcaaaTACTGTGCCGAtaagctatttttttttttttttttttctttctaaaCAGTAAGATAACTAAATTATGTttgtagaagaaaaaaaaaataaaaataaaaaataataattttaaatatttgatgtgcaaaaattaaatataaacgtataaatatgaaaatttaatagatgaatgtacacataatattaatttttctttttctattccatttttcctttttttttgttttaacaattttaatttgcgttcaaaattttaacacaaaggttttttatttgttctcttttaatttttacactTCTCTAAATAATATTGCATTTTGTTTACTTGTTTGCCTGCTAGATCGTTTGTTAGTTTggttgtttgtttgtttgtttttcttgtttgcttatttgtttttcccactttttttttttttttttgtttattttttcgtttttttatttttatatttaaatataaaattccCCAGTCCTCACGAccatatttttactatatttgcaaaataaacttaaatttttttgcgcttcctttttataatattagtaaTTTTTAAGTCATTCATTTTAAACCTAAATTTACGCTTTACTATAGATTATTATAAttcctttaaaataaataaaatggaagATTCAAATAAACTTTCGCcgatttttaaaaaatctgATAGTATGGATGCAAAAGAGACATCTACAGTAGATAGAAAATGGGTTGCATTAACAGCCTACCAACCAGTTGATGTTGTTACAAAGACTGTTGAAGTTCCAATTATTAAAACGGTAGAAAAATTTGTCCCAAAAACTATTatacaagaaaaaattatccaTGTCCCAAAAAATGTTACACACGTTGTTGAGAAAATAGTGGAAGTCCCAgaagttaaatatattgagAAAATAGTTGAAGTTCCTCACATACATTACAAAAACAAATACGTTCCAAAAATTGAAGTAGTAGAAAAGATTGTTGAGCGCCAGAATATTATCGAAAAATGGCATGACAAAATTGTTGAGGTACCTCAAATCAAAGAAGTTGTTAGATTTAAAGAAATCGAAGATGCAGAGgaagttataaaatatgttccAAGGAATTCTAAGCACATTAACTGGGAAGAAGAGTACAAAAAATACTCTCAAAGACAAAGTGTACAAAGATATAGTATGGATAATGGTTCTtatcagaaaaaaatgaGTTTATATAATGATTATAATGAAAACGCATATACACAAAATGCATATAGTAGAAGTCTtgattttatgaaaaatcaATCAAGcttaaatgaacaaaataatttaaggAGTGAAGATTTTTCACaacttaatttattaaatcaaTATAGTTCAAGAGGTATTGGCAGTTTCGATCAACAACGAAGCATTCCTGCATCCAGTTTTGATGTACGCGGAAGTTTACAATTGAAAAGATTACCATCTGAGGAAGCTAAACCTGTTGGTTGTTGTACAACTGTTTGCAGGTAACTGCTCTCTTTCAAGGATGCCGTAAGATTTATTTTCGTGTATTTTCAACACTTAccaaattaaataattaagcAGAAACaaatgtgtgcatatatgcatgcatatgtatatatatacacatgcacACGTATTTATAGTTGCATATAGACATATATTCCGCTTACCATATTTTTAACCATTTTGATTCACATgcatttcataaaataaaacttcaaacaagaaattagaaaaaaaatttttttttttataaggcattaataaatataaatatactaatgtttttttttttttttcttttttttttttatcatttaaaaaaagagaacaGAAACagaccaaaaaaaaaaaaaaaattgcaaattttattaactaCGTTGCAACAGCAATGAGATATGCAGAAAAACAAGACAACCATTTTATACCTTAAACGTTTTaagcaaatattttaatttattttcccttGTTATGTTACTTTTCTacaatttacttttttcaagtgctgtaaaaataaaacgagCAAAAGAGTTATGTCTCGTACggatgtgtatatatgtatacgtggGTGTATACATGCGtaatgcacatatgtatataatttagtaGAAGTGTGTAAGCAaatcataatatatgttgtattctatagaaaatatatggatacattaaatattttttctccttttttttatttttttatttgccaTTTGTTTTCTCACGAAATgcaattaattttaaagaaaatttcgATTATAATTAGataatattgttattttttccGTCCAACACACATTtatgattatttattatatatattaatttaataaaaattttattttaaaacaactattatttagttattttagttgaatatattaattttgaataaatttaaataaatcctctacattttaattttatttaaactattatttaaaataaagttgGTTTTAAATAACAGTGCAATAATACATGGCCTCATGCACgcgcatatatatgaatatgtgtatatttacgtgtatatttattctttccaAATTAACATGAACACAAAAAGGcttaatatgtaaaaaatgtaaaataccCCCGAAATAACGTAAACGCTGCGTTTCAttctattaaatattttttttcttttatgtacttaaaaatttaagttactatatgaatatgatataataaaattactaataacttattaaatttaaatactGTTTtggttataaaaaaaaaaaaaaaaaaaaagaaaaaaaaaaaatttaattatttattttaaaaagacttaacatttttttatactatattatgtattataagacgaacaaatattaatatatgttggTGTTTTATCAAGTCCTATAtagtgtatttttttttccaaaaagcTGTTCGCAGCTTTTAGGTCTGAAACCAAATCGTAAACATTCGTATGTTTTTCTAACTGTGTTATTAGGCTTAAATGGTCTCTCCAAGTATTTATTGCATTACATAAATCAATTATAGGGTTCAAAAAACtaggaaatttttttcttatatctttttcaaaTTCATTAAAGTTATTTGACGAAGCATCTTCATAATCTACACAACAGTTATTTTCGTTTTCGTCTTTATCTATAGCATCATCATTGTTATTTTGATTACCTATATTTCTAGTattctcatttttatatCCAGTATTTTCAT
This genomic window contains:
- the IMC1c gene encoding inner membrane complex protein 1c, putative, whose translation is MEDSNKLSPIFKKSDSMDAKETSTVDRKWVALTAYQPVDVVTKTVEVPIIKTVEKFVPKTIIQEKIIHVPKNVTHVVEKIVEVPEVKYIEKIVEVPHIHYKNKYVPKIEVVEKIVERQNIIEKWHDKIVEVPQIKEVVRFKEIEDAEEVIKYVPRNSKHINWEEEYKKYSQRQSVQRYSMDNGSYQKKMSLYNDYNENAYTQNAYSRSLDFMKNQSSLNEQNNLRSEDFSQLNLLNQYSSRGIGSFDQQRSIPASSFDVRGSLQLKRLPSEEAKPVGCCTTVCR